One part of the Glycine soja cultivar W05 chromosome 11, ASM419377v2, whole genome shotgun sequence genome encodes these proteins:
- the LOC114373831 gene encoding protein LIGHT-DEPENDENT SHORT HYPOCOTYLS 10-like, with amino-acid sequence MSGEMHTDSASSSRAAAASDQRHQQPAAAPLSRYESQKRRDWNTFGQYLKNQTPPVSLSQCNFNHVLEFLRYLDQFGKTKVHLHGCIFFGQPDPPAPCTCPLRQAWGSLDALIGRLRAAYEERGGSPETNPFGSGAIRVYLREVKECQAKARGIPYIKKKKKKNQLKGPHDAPKSFKQLAT; translated from the coding sequence ATGTCTGGCGAAATGCATACCGATTCCGCGTCATCGTCACGAGCCGCCGCCGCCTCTGATCAGCGTCATCAGCAGCCGGCGGCGGCCCCTCTGAGCCGGTACGAATCGCAGAAACGGCGAGACTGGAACACCTTTGGCCAGTACTTGAAGAACCAGACACCCCCAGTTTCGCTTTCACAGTGCAACTTCAACCACGTGCTTGAGTTCCTTCGCTACCTTGACCAATTTGGGAAGACCAAGGTCCACTTGCACGGTTGTATCTTTTTCGGGCAGCCTGACCCGCCCGCGCCCTGCACCTGTCCTCTCAGACAGGCTTGGGGGAGTCTCGATGCGCTCATCGGACGGCTCAGGGCTGCCTACGAAGAGCGCGGAGGCTCCCCCGAGACTAATCCCTTTGGAAGCGGAGCTATTCGCGTGTACCTTCGAGAAGTCAAGGAGTGTCAAGCAAAGGCCAGAGGGATCCCATAcatcaagaaaaagaagaagaagaaccaacTTAAGGGCCCTCATGATGCTCCAAAGTCCTTCAAGCAATTGGCCACTTGA